The following coding sequences lie in one Populus trichocarpa isolate Nisqually-1 chromosome 14, P.trichocarpa_v4.1, whole genome shotgun sequence genomic window:
- the LOC7468537 gene encoding uncharacterized protein LOC7468537 isoform X3 gives MNVYNPERENPPPNNTHQEHNTRMAEIMFKVTVIWRGNKFIVGMNTDASVKDLGDELQKLTDIKADTMRLIVPRFSNKSSKLLFPFSDEHSQLSLQEASIMEGKFIRMLGVSEDEVDKVLQNAKVDLRIAGFDEEEKRMRQRMSDRPRGLLKLPQGPYIFCDFRTLQIPGVELNPPAPEALKRMHMLAADPGIVAIMNKHRWRIGIMTEMAPVGYVGVSPKCILGFNKNHGEEISLRLRTDDLKGFRKYESIKKTLLHELAHMLYSEHDANFYALDKQLNQEAASLDWTKSRGHTLSGVNHQDQDSEDFYVSDSRSSSVKLGGNVSNQLASARASSVAAAYHRLADASSNSLGASEVHEEPDPDDSIFNMHKEPGAKGQVEKGKVDIENQHKSQWKPHHQPDPDEHPFNQNKNEPDPDDSQGNHHEVMDILNGGIRPDKTIDEPDPDDSQGNHHEAMDILNIGICPAKTIDEPDPDDSQGNHHEVMDTLNGGIRADKTFDEPDPDDCLVTENIEDHLHLKKAYKEPDPDESETNQVVQAEPDPDDDLAASDEVSRMQIDEPDPDDEELRRIQDPVSVVCSRLQKATETLRAELNSTEAAAALQTLFKIIRNVIEHPDQSKFKRLRKANPIIQKNVASHQAAVEIVHVVGFSEEVSYDETGKADTYLVLKRNDPGLLWLAKSTLEACMA, from the exons ATGAACGTTTACAACCCTGAAAGAGAAAACCCACCACCTAACAACACACACCAAGAG CACAACACTAGAATGGCCGAGATTATGTTTAAAGTAACAGTTATATGGAGGGGGAACAAATTTATTGTGGGAATGAACACCGATGCTTCTGTCAAGGATCTAGGGGATGAACTCCAGAAGTTGACAGATATCAAGGCAGATACCATGAGACTTATTGTTCCGCGATTTTCTAACAAAAGCTCAAAGCTGCTGTTTCCTTTCTCAGATGAACACTCACAGCTAAGCTTGCAAGAAGCTTCCATTATGGAG gGAAAGTTTATCAGAATGTTGGGAGTGTCTGAAGATGAAGTTGATAAAGTTCTACAAAATGCCAAGGTTGACCTGAGGATCGCCGGATTTGatgaagaggaaaagagaatGAGGCAGCGAATGTCAGATAGACCTCGTGGTTTGCTTAAACTCCCACAAGGACCTTATATCTTTTGTGATTTTCGCACACTTCAAATTCCTGGAGTTGAG CTGAACCCCCCCGCTCCAGAGGCTTTGAAAAGGATGCATATGCTTGCTGCGGATCCTGGAATTGTTGCTATAATGAACAAG CATCGTTGGCGCATAGGAATTATGACTGAGATGGCCCCAGTTGGTTATGTTGGTGTGAGTCCCAAATGCATTCTTGGTTTCAATAAG AATCATGGAGAGGAGATATCTCTCCGTCTTCGAACTGATGACCTCAAGGGTTTCAGGAAATATGAAAGCATCAAGAAAACTCTTCTGCATGAACTT GCTCACATGCTGTACTCAGAACACGATGCGAACTTTTATGCTTTGGATAAACAG CTGAACCAAGAAGCTGCTAGTTTAGATTGGACTAAATCAAGGGGGCATACCTTGAGCGGAGTCAATCATCAAGACCAGGACAGCGAAGACTTCTATGTTTCAGACAGTAGAAGCTCTTCTGTGAAGCTCGGGGGAAACGTGTCTAATCAACTGGCTAGTGCCCGCGCATCTTCTGTGGCTGCTGCTTATCACCGTTTAGCAGATGCCTCTTCCAACAGTTTGGGAGCCTCTGAAGTACATGAAGAACCCGACCCGGATGATTCAATTTTTAACATGCATAAAGAACCTGGTGCCAAGGGTCAGGTAGAAAAAGGAAAGGTAGATAttgaaaatcaacataaatctcAATGGAAACCTCACCATCAACCTGATCCTGATGAACATccttttaatcaaaacaagaaTGAACCTGATCCTGATGATTCTCAAGGTAATCACCATGAGGTGATGGACATCCTGAATGGTGGGATTCGCCCTGACAAAACCATTGATGAACCTGATCCTGATGATTCTCAAGGTAATCACCATGAG GCGATGGACATCCTGAATATTGGGATTTGCCCTGCCAAAACCATTGACGAACCTGATCCTGATGATTCTCAAGGCAATCACCATGAGGTGATGGACACCCTGAATGGTGGGATTCGCGCTGACAAAACCTTTGACGAACCTGATCCTGATGATTGTCTAGTAACTGAAAACATTGAAGACCATCTCCATCTAAAAAAAGCTTATAAAGAACCTGATCCTGATGAATCTGAAACAAATCAGGTTGTTCAGGCTGAGCCCGATCCTGATGATGATTTAGCAGCGTCAGATGAAGTATCTAGGATGCAAATTGATGAACCAGATCCAGATGATGAAGAACTACGGAGAATCCAAGATCCTGTTAGTGTTGTCTGCAGCCGCCTTCAGAAGGCTACTGAGACACTGAGAGCTGAATTGAACTCCACAGAAGCAGCGGCAGCTTTGCAAACTCTTTTTAAGATAATTAG GAATGTGATCGAACACCCAGATCAGTCAAAATTCAAAAGACTCAGAAAG GCTAATCCCATAATCCAGAAAAATGTTGCCAGTCACCAAG CTGCGGTGGAAATTGTTCATGTGGTTGGATTCAGTGAGGAAGTTAGTTATGATGAAACTGGGAAGGCTGATACTTACTTGGTGCTGAAGCGGAATGATCCAGGCTTGTTGTGGCTTGCCAAGTCAACCCTTGAAGCATGCATGGCCTAG
- the LOC7468537 gene encoding uncharacterized protein LOC7468537 isoform X1, with product MNVYNPERENPPPNNTHQEHNTRMAEIMFKVTVIWRGNKFIVGMNTDASVKDLGDELQKLTDIKADTMRLIVPRFSNKSSKLLFPFSDEHSQLSLQEASIMEGKFIRMLGVSEDEVDKVLQNAKVDLRIAGFDEEEKRMRQRMSDRPRGLLKLPQGPYIFCDFRTLQIPGVELNPPAPEALKRMHMLAADPGIVAIMNKHRWRIGIMTEMAPVGYVGVSPKCILGFNKNHGEEISLRLRTDDLKGFRKYESIKKTLLHELAHMLYSEHDANFYALDKQLNQEAASLDWTKSRGHTLSGVNHQDQDSEDFYVSDSRSSSVKLGGNVSNQLASARASSVAAAYHRLADASSNSLGASEVHEEPDPDDSIFNMHKEPGAKGQVEKGKVDIENQHKSQWKPHHQPDPDEHPFNQNKNEPDPDDSQGNHHEVMDILNGGIRPDKTIDEPDPDDSQGNHHEVMDIVNGGICPAKTIDEPDPDDSQGNHHEAMDILNIGICPAKTIDEPDPDDSQGNHHEVMDTLNGGIRADKTFDEPDPDDCLVTENIEDHLHLKKAYKEPDPDESETNQVVQAEPDPDDDLAASDEVSRMQIDEPDPDDEELRRIQDPVSVVCSRLQKATETLRAELNSTEAAAALQTLFKIIRNVIEHPDQSKFKRLRKANPIIQKNVASHQAAVEIVHVVGFSEEVSYDETGKADTYLVLKRNDPGLLWLAKSTLEACMA from the exons ATGAACGTTTACAACCCTGAAAGAGAAAACCCACCACCTAACAACACACACCAAGAG CACAACACTAGAATGGCCGAGATTATGTTTAAAGTAACAGTTATATGGAGGGGGAACAAATTTATTGTGGGAATGAACACCGATGCTTCTGTCAAGGATCTAGGGGATGAACTCCAGAAGTTGACAGATATCAAGGCAGATACCATGAGACTTATTGTTCCGCGATTTTCTAACAAAAGCTCAAAGCTGCTGTTTCCTTTCTCAGATGAACACTCACAGCTAAGCTTGCAAGAAGCTTCCATTATGGAG gGAAAGTTTATCAGAATGTTGGGAGTGTCTGAAGATGAAGTTGATAAAGTTCTACAAAATGCCAAGGTTGACCTGAGGATCGCCGGATTTGatgaagaggaaaagagaatGAGGCAGCGAATGTCAGATAGACCTCGTGGTTTGCTTAAACTCCCACAAGGACCTTATATCTTTTGTGATTTTCGCACACTTCAAATTCCTGGAGTTGAG CTGAACCCCCCCGCTCCAGAGGCTTTGAAAAGGATGCATATGCTTGCTGCGGATCCTGGAATTGTTGCTATAATGAACAAG CATCGTTGGCGCATAGGAATTATGACTGAGATGGCCCCAGTTGGTTATGTTGGTGTGAGTCCCAAATGCATTCTTGGTTTCAATAAG AATCATGGAGAGGAGATATCTCTCCGTCTTCGAACTGATGACCTCAAGGGTTTCAGGAAATATGAAAGCATCAAGAAAACTCTTCTGCATGAACTT GCTCACATGCTGTACTCAGAACACGATGCGAACTTTTATGCTTTGGATAAACAG CTGAACCAAGAAGCTGCTAGTTTAGATTGGACTAAATCAAGGGGGCATACCTTGAGCGGAGTCAATCATCAAGACCAGGACAGCGAAGACTTCTATGTTTCAGACAGTAGAAGCTCTTCTGTGAAGCTCGGGGGAAACGTGTCTAATCAACTGGCTAGTGCCCGCGCATCTTCTGTGGCTGCTGCTTATCACCGTTTAGCAGATGCCTCTTCCAACAGTTTGGGAGCCTCTGAAGTACATGAAGAACCCGACCCGGATGATTCAATTTTTAACATGCATAAAGAACCTGGTGCCAAGGGTCAGGTAGAAAAAGGAAAGGTAGATAttgaaaatcaacataaatctcAATGGAAACCTCACCATCAACCTGATCCTGATGAACATccttttaatcaaaacaagaaTGAACCTGATCCTGATGATTCTCAAGGTAATCACCATGAGGTGATGGACATCCTGAATGGTGGGATTCGCCCTGACAAAACCATTGATGAACCTGATCCTGATGATTCTCAAGGTAATCACCATGAGGTGATGGACATCGTGAATGGTGGGATTTGCCCTGCCAAAACCATTGATGAACCTGATCCTGATGATTCTCAAGGCAATCACCATGAGGCGATGGACATCCTGAATATTGGGATTTGCCCTGCCAAAACCATTGACGAACCTGATCCTGATGATTCTCAAGGCAATCACCATGAGGTGATGGACACCCTGAATGGTGGGATTCGCGCTGACAAAACCTTTGACGAACCTGATCCTGATGATTGTCTAGTAACTGAAAACATTGAAGACCATCTCCATCTAAAAAAAGCTTATAAAGAACCTGATCCTGATGAATCTGAAACAAATCAGGTTGTTCAGGCTGAGCCCGATCCTGATGATGATTTAGCAGCGTCAGATGAAGTATCTAGGATGCAAATTGATGAACCAGATCCAGATGATGAAGAACTACGGAGAATCCAAGATCCTGTTAGTGTTGTCTGCAGCCGCCTTCAGAAGGCTACTGAGACACTGAGAGCTGAATTGAACTCCACAGAAGCAGCGGCAGCTTTGCAAACTCTTTTTAAGATAATTAG GAATGTGATCGAACACCCAGATCAGTCAAAATTCAAAAGACTCAGAAAG GCTAATCCCATAATCCAGAAAAATGTTGCCAGTCACCAAG CTGCGGTGGAAATTGTTCATGTGGTTGGATTCAGTGAGGAAGTTAGTTATGATGAAACTGGGAAGGCTGATACTTACTTGGTGCTGAAGCGGAATGATCCAGGCTTGTTGTGGCTTGCCAAGTCAACCCTTGAAGCATGCATGGCCTAG
- the LOC7468537 gene encoding uncharacterized protein LOC7468537 isoform X4, with protein sequence MNVYNPERENPPPNNTHQEHNTRMAEIMFKVTVIWRGNKFIVGMNTDASVKDLGDELQKLTDIKADTMRLIVPRFSNKSSKLLFPFSDEHSQLSLQEASIMEGKFIRMLGVSEDEVDKVLQNAKVDLRIAGFDEEEKRMRQRMSDRPRGLLKLPQGPYIFCDFRTLQIPGVELNPPAPEALKRMHMLAADPGIVAIMNKHRWRIGIMTEMAPVGYVGVSPKCILGFNKNHGEEISLRLRTDDLKGFRKYESIKKTLLHELAHMLYSEHDANFYALDKQLNQEAASLDWTKSRGHTLSGVNHQDQDSEDFYVSDSRSSSVKLGGNVSNQLASARASSVAAAYHRLADASSNSLGASEVHEEPDPDDSIFNMHKEPGAKGQVEKGKVDIENQHKSQWKPHHQPDPDEHPFNQNKNEPDPDDSQGNHHEAMDILNIGICPAKTIDEPDPDDSQGNHHEVMDTLNGGIRADKTFDEPDPDDCLVTENIEDHLHLKKAYKEPDPDESETNQVVQAEPDPDDDLAASDEVSRMQIDEPDPDDEELRRIQDPVSVVCSRLQKATETLRAELNSTEAAAALQTLFKIIRNVIEHPDQSKFKRLRKANPIIQKNVASHQAAVEIVHVVGFSEEVSYDETGKADTYLVLKRNDPGLLWLAKSTLEACMA encoded by the exons ATGAACGTTTACAACCCTGAAAGAGAAAACCCACCACCTAACAACACACACCAAGAG CACAACACTAGAATGGCCGAGATTATGTTTAAAGTAACAGTTATATGGAGGGGGAACAAATTTATTGTGGGAATGAACACCGATGCTTCTGTCAAGGATCTAGGGGATGAACTCCAGAAGTTGACAGATATCAAGGCAGATACCATGAGACTTATTGTTCCGCGATTTTCTAACAAAAGCTCAAAGCTGCTGTTTCCTTTCTCAGATGAACACTCACAGCTAAGCTTGCAAGAAGCTTCCATTATGGAG gGAAAGTTTATCAGAATGTTGGGAGTGTCTGAAGATGAAGTTGATAAAGTTCTACAAAATGCCAAGGTTGACCTGAGGATCGCCGGATTTGatgaagaggaaaagagaatGAGGCAGCGAATGTCAGATAGACCTCGTGGTTTGCTTAAACTCCCACAAGGACCTTATATCTTTTGTGATTTTCGCACACTTCAAATTCCTGGAGTTGAG CTGAACCCCCCCGCTCCAGAGGCTTTGAAAAGGATGCATATGCTTGCTGCGGATCCTGGAATTGTTGCTATAATGAACAAG CATCGTTGGCGCATAGGAATTATGACTGAGATGGCCCCAGTTGGTTATGTTGGTGTGAGTCCCAAATGCATTCTTGGTTTCAATAAG AATCATGGAGAGGAGATATCTCTCCGTCTTCGAACTGATGACCTCAAGGGTTTCAGGAAATATGAAAGCATCAAGAAAACTCTTCTGCATGAACTT GCTCACATGCTGTACTCAGAACACGATGCGAACTTTTATGCTTTGGATAAACAG CTGAACCAAGAAGCTGCTAGTTTAGATTGGACTAAATCAAGGGGGCATACCTTGAGCGGAGTCAATCATCAAGACCAGGACAGCGAAGACTTCTATGTTTCAGACAGTAGAAGCTCTTCTGTGAAGCTCGGGGGAAACGTGTCTAATCAACTGGCTAGTGCCCGCGCATCTTCTGTGGCTGCTGCTTATCACCGTTTAGCAGATGCCTCTTCCAACAGTTTGGGAGCCTCTGAAGTACATGAAGAACCCGACCCGGATGATTCAATTTTTAACATGCATAAAGAACCTGGTGCCAAGGGTCAGGTAGAAAAAGGAAAGGTAGATAttgaaaatcaacataaatctcAATGGAAACCTCACCATCAACCTGATCCTGATGAACATccttttaatcaaaacaagaaTGAACCTGATCCTGATGATTCTCAAGGTAATCACCATGAG GCGATGGACATCCTGAATATTGGGATTTGCCCTGCCAAAACCATTGACGAACCTGATCCTGATGATTCTCAAGGCAATCACCATGAGGTGATGGACACCCTGAATGGTGGGATTCGCGCTGACAAAACCTTTGACGAACCTGATCCTGATGATTGTCTAGTAACTGAAAACATTGAAGACCATCTCCATCTAAAAAAAGCTTATAAAGAACCTGATCCTGATGAATCTGAAACAAATCAGGTTGTTCAGGCTGAGCCCGATCCTGATGATGATTTAGCAGCGTCAGATGAAGTATCTAGGATGCAAATTGATGAACCAGATCCAGATGATGAAGAACTACGGAGAATCCAAGATCCTGTTAGTGTTGTCTGCAGCCGCCTTCAGAAGGCTACTGAGACACTGAGAGCTGAATTGAACTCCACAGAAGCAGCGGCAGCTTTGCAAACTCTTTTTAAGATAATTAG GAATGTGATCGAACACCCAGATCAGTCAAAATTCAAAAGACTCAGAAAG GCTAATCCCATAATCCAGAAAAATGTTGCCAGTCACCAAG CTGCGGTGGAAATTGTTCATGTGGTTGGATTCAGTGAGGAAGTTAGTTATGATGAAACTGGGAAGGCTGATACTTACTTGGTGCTGAAGCGGAATGATCCAGGCTTGTTGTGGCTTGCCAAGTCAACCCTTGAAGCATGCATGGCCTAG
- the LOC7468537 gene encoding uncharacterized protein LOC7468537 isoform X2, with the protein MAEIMFKVTVIWRGNKFIVGMNTDASVKDLGDELQKLTDIKADTMRLIVPRFSNKSSKLLFPFSDEHSQLSLQEASIMEGKFIRMLGVSEDEVDKVLQNAKVDLRIAGFDEEEKRMRQRMSDRPRGLLKLPQGPYIFCDFRTLQIPGVELNPPAPEALKRMHMLAADPGIVAIMNKHRWRIGIMTEMAPVGYVGVSPKCILGFNKNHGEEISLRLRTDDLKGFRKYESIKKTLLHELAHMLYSEHDANFYALDKQLNQEAASLDWTKSRGHTLSGVNHQDQDSEDFYVSDSRSSSVKLGGNVSNQLASARASSVAAAYHRLADASSNSLGASEVHEEPDPDDSIFNMHKEPGAKGQVEKGKVDIENQHKSQWKPHHQPDPDEHPFNQNKNEPDPDDSQGNHHEVMDILNGGIRPDKTIDEPDPDDSQGNHHEVMDIVNGGICPAKTIDEPDPDDSQGNHHEAMDILNIGICPAKTIDEPDPDDSQGNHHEVMDTLNGGIRADKTFDEPDPDDCLVTENIEDHLHLKKAYKEPDPDESETNQVVQAEPDPDDDLAASDEVSRMQIDEPDPDDEELRRIQDPVSVVCSRLQKATETLRAELNSTEAAAALQTLFKIIRNVIEHPDQSKFKRLRKANPIIQKNVASHQAAVEIVHVVGFSEEVSYDETGKADTYLVLKRNDPGLLWLAKSTLEACMA; encoded by the exons ATGGCCGAGATTATGTTTAAAGTAACAGTTATATGGAGGGGGAACAAATTTATTGTGGGAATGAACACCGATGCTTCTGTCAAGGATCTAGGGGATGAACTCCAGAAGTTGACAGATATCAAGGCAGATACCATGAGACTTATTGTTCCGCGATTTTCTAACAAAAGCTCAAAGCTGCTGTTTCCTTTCTCAGATGAACACTCACAGCTAAGCTTGCAAGAAGCTTCCATTATGGAG gGAAAGTTTATCAGAATGTTGGGAGTGTCTGAAGATGAAGTTGATAAAGTTCTACAAAATGCCAAGGTTGACCTGAGGATCGCCGGATTTGatgaagaggaaaagagaatGAGGCAGCGAATGTCAGATAGACCTCGTGGTTTGCTTAAACTCCCACAAGGACCTTATATCTTTTGTGATTTTCGCACACTTCAAATTCCTGGAGTTGAG CTGAACCCCCCCGCTCCAGAGGCTTTGAAAAGGATGCATATGCTTGCTGCGGATCCTGGAATTGTTGCTATAATGAACAAG CATCGTTGGCGCATAGGAATTATGACTGAGATGGCCCCAGTTGGTTATGTTGGTGTGAGTCCCAAATGCATTCTTGGTTTCAATAAG AATCATGGAGAGGAGATATCTCTCCGTCTTCGAACTGATGACCTCAAGGGTTTCAGGAAATATGAAAGCATCAAGAAAACTCTTCTGCATGAACTT GCTCACATGCTGTACTCAGAACACGATGCGAACTTTTATGCTTTGGATAAACAG CTGAACCAAGAAGCTGCTAGTTTAGATTGGACTAAATCAAGGGGGCATACCTTGAGCGGAGTCAATCATCAAGACCAGGACAGCGAAGACTTCTATGTTTCAGACAGTAGAAGCTCTTCTGTGAAGCTCGGGGGAAACGTGTCTAATCAACTGGCTAGTGCCCGCGCATCTTCTGTGGCTGCTGCTTATCACCGTTTAGCAGATGCCTCTTCCAACAGTTTGGGAGCCTCTGAAGTACATGAAGAACCCGACCCGGATGATTCAATTTTTAACATGCATAAAGAACCTGGTGCCAAGGGTCAGGTAGAAAAAGGAAAGGTAGATAttgaaaatcaacataaatctcAATGGAAACCTCACCATCAACCTGATCCTGATGAACATccttttaatcaaaacaagaaTGAACCTGATCCTGATGATTCTCAAGGTAATCACCATGAGGTGATGGACATCCTGAATGGTGGGATTCGCCCTGACAAAACCATTGATGAACCTGATCCTGATGATTCTCAAGGTAATCACCATGAGGTGATGGACATCGTGAATGGTGGGATTTGCCCTGCCAAAACCATTGATGAACCTGATCCTGATGATTCTCAAGGCAATCACCATGAGGCGATGGACATCCTGAATATTGGGATTTGCCCTGCCAAAACCATTGACGAACCTGATCCTGATGATTCTCAAGGCAATCACCATGAGGTGATGGACACCCTGAATGGTGGGATTCGCGCTGACAAAACCTTTGACGAACCTGATCCTGATGATTGTCTAGTAACTGAAAACATTGAAGACCATCTCCATCTAAAAAAAGCTTATAAAGAACCTGATCCTGATGAATCTGAAACAAATCAGGTTGTTCAGGCTGAGCCCGATCCTGATGATGATTTAGCAGCGTCAGATGAAGTATCTAGGATGCAAATTGATGAACCAGATCCAGATGATGAAGAACTACGGAGAATCCAAGATCCTGTTAGTGTTGTCTGCAGCCGCCTTCAGAAGGCTACTGAGACACTGAGAGCTGAATTGAACTCCACAGAAGCAGCGGCAGCTTTGCAAACTCTTTTTAAGATAATTAG GAATGTGATCGAACACCCAGATCAGTCAAAATTCAAAAGACTCAGAAAG GCTAATCCCATAATCCAGAAAAATGTTGCCAGTCACCAAG CTGCGGTGGAAATTGTTCATGTGGTTGGATTCAGTGAGGAAGTTAGTTATGATGAAACTGGGAAGGCTGATACTTACTTGGTGCTGAAGCGGAATGATCCAGGCTTGTTGTGGCTTGCCAAGTCAACCCTTGAAGCATGCATGGCCTAG
- the LOC7455681 gene encoding protein-tyrosine-phosphatase IBR5 isoform X1: MMMMRKRERENPCGVCGHYHKYEEGEVCGICGHRMPESTADKSPSVHLSAFPSQILPDFLFLGSYDNASRSELLKTQGITRVLNTVPACQNLYKNSFTYHCLQDDKILQFDDAIQFLEQCERDKARVLVHCMSGKNRSPAIVMAYLMKSRGWRLAQCYQWVKERRPSVDLTQAVHQQLHEYEQKLFGSNDNSNPALPVFLPVGAPSFSFGFPKANDPVPVQAFIGVGAPSIFTRPLEVPPQEFQFGAGHPQNISESSLGTNLPNPNGGDVSMDS; encoded by the exons atgatgatgatgaggaagagggagagagaaaacCCGTGCGGGGTATGCGGTCACTACCACAAGTACGAAGAGGGTGAGGTTTGCGGGATTTGCGGCCACCGTATGCCTGAATCCACCGCCGATAAGTCTCCCTCTGTTCACCTCAGCGCCTTTCCTTCTCAGATCCTCCCCGACTTCCTTTTCTTAGGCAGCTACGACAACGCCTCTCGATCCGAGCTCCTCAAAACCCAAGGAATTACTCGTGTGctcaat ACAGTTCCTGCGTGTCAAAATCTCTACAAGAATTCATTCACCTATCACTGCCTCCAAGATGACAAGATCTTACAATTTGACGATGCCATACAGTTTTTAG AGCAATGTGAGAGGGACAAGGCTCGCGTTCTTGTCCATTGCATGTcaggaaaaaatag GTCTCCAGCTATTGTAATGGCTTACTTGATGAAGTCCAGAGGATGGAGACTTGCTCAATGTTACCAGTGGGTGAAAGAGCGGAGACCATCCGTTGATCTAACTCAAG CCGTGCACCAGCAGTTGCATGAGTATGAACAGAAGCTTTTCGGGTCAAATGATAATAGCAACCCTGCCCTGCCAGTCTTCCTTCCTGTAGGTGCGCCATCTTTTAGCTTTGGCTTCCCAAAGGCTAATGATCCAGTTCCTGTCCAAGCATTCATTGGTGTTGGTGCTCCCTCTATTTTCACACGTCCTCTAGAAGTTCCTCCACAAGAGTTCCAGTTTGGAGCTGGTCATCCCCAGAACATATCAGAAAGCTCCCTTGGCACCAATTTGCCGAACCCGAATGGTGGGGATGTTTCAATGGATTCATGA
- the LOC7455681 gene encoding protein-tyrosine-phosphatase IBR5 isoform X3, whose amino-acid sequence MMMMRKRERENPCGVCGHYHKYEEGEVCGICGHRMPESTADKSPSVHLSAFPSQILPDFLFLGSYDNASRSELLKTQGITRVLNTVPACQNLYKNSFTYHCLQDDKILQFDDAIQFLEQCERDKARVLVHCMSGKNRSPAIVMAYLMKSRGWRLAQCYQWVKERRPSVDLTQGEKLPHA is encoded by the exons atgatgatgatgaggaagagggagagagaaaacCCGTGCGGGGTATGCGGTCACTACCACAAGTACGAAGAGGGTGAGGTTTGCGGGATTTGCGGCCACCGTATGCCTGAATCCACCGCCGATAAGTCTCCCTCTGTTCACCTCAGCGCCTTTCCTTCTCAGATCCTCCCCGACTTCCTTTTCTTAGGCAGCTACGACAACGCCTCTCGATCCGAGCTCCTCAAAACCCAAGGAATTACTCGTGTGctcaat ACAGTTCCTGCGTGTCAAAATCTCTACAAGAATTCATTCACCTATCACTGCCTCCAAGATGACAAGATCTTACAATTTGACGATGCCATACAGTTTTTAG AGCAATGTGAGAGGGACAAGGCTCGCGTTCTTGTCCATTGCATGTcaggaaaaaatag GTCTCCAGCTATTGTAATGGCTTACTTGATGAAGTCCAGAGGATGGAGACTTGCTCAATGTTACCAGTGGGTGAAAGAGCGGAGACCATCCGTTGATCTAACTCAAG GAGAGAAGTTACCCCATGCCTGA
- the LOC7455681 gene encoding protein-tyrosine-phosphatase IBR5 isoform X2 produces MMMMRKRERENPCGVCGHYHKYEEGEVCGICGHRMPESTADKSPSVHLSAFPSQILPDFLFLGSYDNASRSELLKTQGITRVLNTVPACQNLYKNSFTYHCLQDDKILQFDDAIQFLEQCERDKARVLVHCMSGKNRSPAIVMAYLMKSRGWRLAQCYQWVKERRPSVDLTQGSAQIFSGLETLMYWTNWPMHFI; encoded by the exons atgatgatgatgaggaagagggagagagaaaacCCGTGCGGGGTATGCGGTCACTACCACAAGTACGAAGAGGGTGAGGTTTGCGGGATTTGCGGCCACCGTATGCCTGAATCCACCGCCGATAAGTCTCCCTCTGTTCACCTCAGCGCCTTTCCTTCTCAGATCCTCCCCGACTTCCTTTTCTTAGGCAGCTACGACAACGCCTCTCGATCCGAGCTCCTCAAAACCCAAGGAATTACTCGTGTGctcaat ACAGTTCCTGCGTGTCAAAATCTCTACAAGAATTCATTCACCTATCACTGCCTCCAAGATGACAAGATCTTACAATTTGACGATGCCATACAGTTTTTAG AGCAATGTGAGAGGGACAAGGCTCGCGTTCTTGTCCATTGCATGTcaggaaaaaatag GTCTCCAGCTATTGTAATGGCTTACTTGATGAAGTCCAGAGGATGGAGACTTGCTCAATGTTACCAGTGGGTGAAAGAGCGGAGACCATCCGTTGATCTAACTCAAG GCAGCGCACAAATTTTTTCTGGTCTTGAGACCTTGATGTATTGGACCAATTGGCCTATGCATTTTATCTGA